From the genome of Bradyrhizobium sp. SZCCHNS1050, one region includes:
- the trmFO gene encoding methylenetetrahydrofolate--tRNA-(uracil(54)-C(5))-methyltransferase (FADH(2)-oxidizing) TrmFO codes for MTGSKSPSNTVHVVGAGLAGSEAAWQLAEAGVDVVLHEMRPDRMTEAHRTATPAELVCSNSFRSDDAANNAVGLLHAEMRRLGSLIMRAADANQVPAGGALAVDRDGFSAAVAAALEGHPRIALRRGEVTGLPPAEWDRVIVATGPLTSQPLAEAIRDLTDETALAFFDAIAPIVHKDTIDMTKAWFQSRYDKVGPGGTGADYINCPMTKEQYDAFVAALLAGEKTDFKEWETNTPYFDGCLPVEVMAERGHETLRHGPMKPVGLTNPHNPTVKPYAIVQLRQDNKLGTLYNMVGFQTKLKYGPQQQIFRTIPGLENAEFARLGGLHRNTFLNSPKLLDAQLRLRVQPRLRFAGQMTGCEGYVESASIGLIAGLYAAAEVRGANLLPPPPTTALGALLGHITGGHIETIDGATRSFQPMNINFGLFPPLATTPTRKPDGTRLKGNEKTVAKKQAMSARALADLDRWIAEHLPVAAAA; via the coding sequence ATGACAGGCTCCAAATCACCTTCGAATACCGTCCACGTTGTCGGTGCCGGCCTCGCCGGCTCTGAAGCCGCTTGGCAGCTCGCCGAGGCTGGAGTCGATGTGGTGCTGCACGAGATGCGGCCGGACCGCATGACCGAGGCGCACCGAACCGCCACCCCGGCCGAACTGGTGTGCTCGAACTCTTTCCGCTCCGACGATGCGGCCAACAACGCCGTCGGCCTGCTGCATGCCGAGATGCGCCGGCTGGGCTCGCTGATCATGCGCGCTGCCGACGCCAATCAGGTTCCGGCCGGTGGCGCATTGGCCGTCGACCGCGACGGCTTCTCGGCGGCCGTCGCAGCGGCTCTCGAAGGGCATCCACGCATCGCGCTGCGCCGCGGCGAAGTTACCGGCTTGCCGCCGGCGGAGTGGGATCGCGTCATTGTCGCCACCGGTCCCCTCACCTCGCAGCCGCTCGCCGAGGCCATCCGGGACCTGACCGACGAGACGGCACTTGCTTTCTTCGACGCCATTGCGCCGATCGTGCACAAGGACACGATCGACATGACCAAGGCGTGGTTCCAGTCGCGTTACGACAAGGTCGGTCCGGGCGGCACGGGGGCTGACTACATCAACTGTCCGATGACGAAGGAGCAGTACGACGCCTTCGTCGCGGCGCTGCTCGCCGGCGAGAAGACCGACTTCAAGGAGTGGGAGACCAACACGCCCTATTTCGACGGCTGCCTGCCGGTCGAAGTGATGGCCGAACGCGGCCACGAGACGCTCCGTCACGGCCCGATGAAGCCGGTCGGCCTGACCAATCCGCACAATCCGACGGTCAAGCCCTACGCGATCGTGCAGCTGCGCCAGGACAACAAGCTCGGCACGCTCTACAACATGGTCGGCTTCCAGACGAAGCTGAAATATGGCCCGCAGCAGCAGATCTTCCGCACCATTCCCGGGCTGGAGAACGCGGAGTTCGCGCGGCTCGGCGGTCTGCATCGCAACACCTTCCTCAACTCGCCGAAGCTGCTCGATGCGCAGCTCCGCCTGCGCGTCCAGCCACGGCTGCGTTTTGCCGGCCAGATGACGGGATGCGAGGGGTATGTGGAGTCGGCGAGCATCGGCCTGATCGCCGGCCTCTACGCCGCCGCCGAGGTGCGCGGCGCCAATCTGCTGCCGCCACCACCAACCACGGCGCTCGGCGCCCTGCTCGGCCATATCACCGGCGGCCACATCGAGACGATCGACGGTGCGACGCGCTCGTTCCAGCCCATGAACATCAATTTCGGCCTGTTCCCGCCGCTGGCGACGACCCCGACCCGCAAGCCGGACGGCACGCGGCTGAAGGGCAACGAGAAGACGGTGGCGAAGAAGCAGGCGATGAGCGCCCGCGCG
- a CDS encoding DUF1127 domain-containing protein: protein MLLSLIRMVQAFREYQRNVAELSQLSDRELADIGLDRSDIPRVAAGHYNG, encoded by the coding sequence ATGTTGCTCTCGCTCATCCGCATGGTTCAGGCGTTCCGTGAGTATCAGCGCAACGTTGCCGAGCTGTCGCAGCTCAGCGATCGCGAACTCGCCGACATCGGTCTCGATCGCTCGGACATCCCGCGCGTTGCCGCCGGTCACTACAACGGCTGA
- a CDS encoding lytic murein transglycosylase yields the protein MIARVLAVSALACLAALTPLSAPAHAAVPCGNGNFDGWLAEFKTEAAAKGISQNTINAALTGVTPDQSVLNRDRGQKVFSQTFEEFSGRMVPPRLTRGSNMLKQYGSVLSRIEQSYGVPGEVLVAIWGLETDFGVNVGKFPTIRALATLAYDCRRAEQFRGELLDALRIVDRGDLQPAEMRGAWAGEIGQTQFMPSSWIKYAVDFDGNGRRDLIRSAPDVLASTANYLKGYGWQKGKDWEPGGPNFAVIQQWNKSEVYARTIATFATQLARAP from the coding sequence ATGATTGCTCGCGTTCTCGCCGTGTCCGCTCTTGCCTGTCTCGCTGCCCTTACCCCCCTGTCAGCGCCAGCGCACGCCGCGGTACCTTGCGGCAACGGCAATTTCGACGGCTGGCTCGCCGAGTTCAAGACCGAGGCTGCGGCCAAGGGCATCTCGCAAAACACGATCAATGCGGCGCTGACGGGCGTGACGCCGGACCAAAGCGTGCTGAACCGCGACCGCGGTCAGAAGGTGTTCAGCCAGACCTTCGAAGAGTTCTCCGGGCGCATGGTGCCGCCGCGCCTGACCCGCGGCTCCAACATGCTGAAGCAATACGGCTCGGTGCTGTCGCGGATCGAGCAGAGCTACGGCGTGCCCGGCGAGGTGCTGGTCGCGATCTGGGGCCTCGAGACCGATTTCGGCGTCAATGTCGGCAAGTTCCCGACCATCCGTGCGCTCGCGACCTTGGCCTATGACTGCCGCCGCGCCGAGCAGTTTCGCGGCGAGTTGCTGGATGCGCTGCGGATCGTCGACCGCGGCGATCTCCAGCCGGCCGAGATGCGCGGCGCCTGGGCCGGCGAGATCGGACAGACCCAGTTCATGCCGTCGTCCTGGATCAAATATGCCGTCGATTTCGACGGCAATGGCCGGCGCGACCTGATCCGCAGCGCGCCCGACGTTCTCGCCTCCACTGCGAACTATTTGAAGGGCTATGGCTGGCAGAAGGGCAAGGACTGGGAGCCCGGCGGCCCGAATTTTGCGGTCATCCAGCAGTGGAACAAGAGCGAGGTCTATGCGCGGACGATCGCGACCTTCGCGACGCAGCTGGCGCGGGCGCCATAG
- a CDS encoding DUF2189 domain-containing protein — protein sequence MATYHSNAASHVRAADEVAAELTIRTIDMSSLMRALRLGWDDFKAVPSHAVMLCAIYPVLGLVLARAVFGYAVVPLLFPLAAGFALLGPFAALGLYELSSRRDRGEDTSAWDALEVLRSPSFGSMLGLGTLLFALFVTWVATAQAIYVAVFGYGGATGVSDFLQRVFTTPQGWWLIAVGCGAGFLFALLALCLSIVSFPLMLDRHAGALEAVVTSLRVAAKNPVPVAAWGLIVAVLLVAGTIPFFLGLAVVIPVLGHATWHLYREAIAIHPDAARIVPPVPRSSKPAADFPANLFPWRSRDQM from the coding sequence ATGGCTACCTACCACAGCAATGCTGCCTCCCACGTTCGGGCGGCAGACGAGGTCGCGGCTGAGCTGACGATTCGTACGATCGACATGTCGAGCCTGATGCGTGCGCTGCGGCTCGGCTGGGATGACTTCAAGGCAGTGCCGAGTCACGCCGTGATGCTATGCGCGATCTATCCCGTTCTCGGCCTGGTGCTGGCGCGTGCAGTGTTCGGCTATGCGGTGGTGCCGCTGTTGTTTCCGCTGGCGGCCGGCTTCGCCCTGCTCGGCCCGTTCGCCGCGCTCGGTCTCTATGAGCTCAGCAGCCGCCGAGACCGCGGCGAGGACACCAGTGCCTGGGATGCCCTGGAGGTGCTGCGGTCGCCGTCGTTCGGCTCGATGCTCGGACTGGGCACGCTGCTGTTCGCGCTGTTCGTCACCTGGGTCGCGACCGCGCAGGCGATCTACGTCGCAGTGTTCGGCTATGGCGGCGCGACCGGTGTGAGCGATTTCCTGCAGCGGGTCTTCACCACGCCGCAAGGCTGGTGGCTGATCGCGGTCGGCTGTGGCGCAGGCTTCCTGTTCGCGTTGCTGGCGCTGTGCCTCAGCATCGTGTCCTTCCCCTTGATGCTCGACCGTCACGCCGGCGCGCTCGAAGCGGTCGTCACCTCGCTCCGCGTGGCGGCCAAGAACCCAGTTCCGGTTGCGGCCTGGGGCCTCATCGTCGCAGTGCTTCTGGTGGCCGGCACGATCCCGTTCTTCCTCGGTCTCGCCGTCGTGATCCCGGTGCTCGGCCACGCCACCTGGCATCTCTACCGTGAGGCCATCGCGATCCACCCCGACGCCGCCCGGATCGTGCCGCCGGTCCCCCGCAGCTCCAAGCCCGCGGCCGATTTCCCGGCGAACCTGTTCCCATGGCGCTCGCGTGACCAGATGTGA
- a CDS encoding DUF3597 domain-containing protein, protein MSVFGKIMGAIFGHHAEAAPAGGSTPAAGGAAPAGGAAASPTAAPAAAPQNVDVAAIVDKAAAAKHEKLEWRTSIVDLMKALDIDSSLAARKELAKELGYSGDTNDSASMNVWLHKQVMSKLAANGGKLPPEIKH, encoded by the coding sequence ATGAGCGTTTTCGGAAAGATCATGGGCGCGATTTTCGGCCATCATGCCGAGGCGGCACCGGCCGGCGGCAGCACGCCCGCCGCGGGCGGCGCCGCGCCGGCCGGCGGCGCGGCTGCGTCCCCGACGGCGGCCCCGGCTGCTGCGCCGCAAAATGTCGATGTGGCTGCGATCGTCGACAAGGCGGCGGCTGCCAAGCACGAGAAGCTGGAGTGGCGAACCTCGATCGTCGACCTGATGAAGGCGCTCGATATCGATTCGAGCCTCGCTGCGCGCAAGGAGCTCGCCAAGGAGCTCGGCTATAGCGGCGACACCAACGACTCCGCCAGCATGAACGTGTGGCTGCACAAGCAGGTGATGAGCAAGCTCGCCGCCAATGGCGGCAAACTGCCGCCGGAGATCAAGCACTGA
- a CDS encoding DUF1127 domain-containing protein, with translation MFITAIFDVLKRYVHYRTQLAYLDQLDERTLRDIGFDRDQLHAEAWERAGFVHV, from the coding sequence ATGTTCATCACAGCCATTTTCGACGTTCTCAAGCGCTACGTTCACTACCGCACGCAGCTCGCCTATCTCGACCAGCTCGACGAGCGCACGCTGCGCGACATCGGATTCGACCGCGACCAGCTACATGCGGAGGCCTGGGAACGCGCCGGCTTCGTGCACGTCTGA
- a CDS encoding GNAT family N-acetyltransferase encodes MTDVRDNKAGSRFELDINGHVAFANYRATPQGVIITHTETPLPLRGRGIGSQLVEGALALIRADGRKVIAGCSFVADYLRDHPENRDIMA; translated from the coding sequence ATGACTGATGTCCGTGACAACAAGGCCGGGAGCCGCTTCGAGCTCGACATCAACGGCCACGTCGCGTTTGCCAATTACCGGGCCACGCCGCAGGGGGTGATCATCACCCATACCGAGACCCCGCTACCGCTGCGAGGCCGCGGCATCGGTTCGCAGCTCGTGGAAGGTGCCCTCGCGCTGATCCGCGCCGACGGCCGCAAGGTCATCGCGGGCTGCAGCTTCGTCGCCGACTACCTCCGAGACCATCCGGAGAACCGGGACATCATGGCCTGA
- a CDS encoding DUF3828 domain-containing protein: MIDRRFLLLGLAGVLAASPLHAQAPASSEPVGIMTAIYTRVAKGKGEDGGTFVIEDKAARAKYLSKSLAAQWAKMDARTPKGEVGAIDFDPVTNSQDPDVASFKVTSEMQDGDKATVAVSIRGHRTERKEQADDIIRYDLVREAGQWKIDDIRGAVDGKPWSIRALLAEFLKITEKPKRK, translated from the coding sequence ATGATCGATCGTCGCTTCCTGCTTCTCGGCCTCGCTGGCGTGCTCGCCGCTTCTCCGCTGCACGCGCAGGCGCCTGCTTCCAGCGAGCCTGTCGGCATCATGACTGCGATCTACACCCGCGTCGCCAAGGGCAAGGGGGAGGATGGCGGCACCTTCGTCATCGAGGACAAGGCGGCGCGCGCGAAATATCTGTCGAAGTCGCTGGCCGCCCAATGGGCGAAGATGGACGCCCGCACGCCCAAGGGCGAGGTCGGGGCGATCGATTTCGATCCCGTCACGAATTCGCAGGATCCCGATGTCGCCTCGTTCAAGGTGACGTCGGAAATGCAGGACGGCGACAAGGCAACCGTCGCGGTCAGTATTCGCGGCCACCGGACCGAGCGCAAGGAACAGGCCGACGACATCATCCGTTACGACCTCGTGCGCGAAGCGGGCCAATGGAAGATCGACGACATCCGGGGTGCGGTCGATGGCAAGCCATGGTCGATCCGTGCACTGCTGGCGGAGTTCCTCAAGATCACCGAGAAACCTAAACGAAAGTAG
- a CDS encoding acyl-CoA synthetase: MTPAPLRMSRRVMNLAHIVTQNGRRLGDRVGFVWGERSWTWREIDAMVSALAAALAEQGIAKGDRILVHSKNCEEMFVSMFAAFRLGAVWVPTNFRLMPDEVAYLATASGAKAFLCHGDFPDHAAAVTTADFTWRIGEGGSFGTGAVADAMKAHVGAHVANAAVEHDDPCWFFFTSGTTGRSKAAVLTHGQMAFVITNHLADLTPGTTEYDASLVVAPLSHGAGVHQLMQSARGAKTVLLPSEKFDITEAFRLIEMHRVSNLFTVPTILKMMVEHPAVDQFDHSSLRHVIYAGAPMYREDQKRALARLGKVIVQYFGLGEVTGNITVFPAAAHEEEDGPEARIGTCGYERTGMQVSIQDDQGRELKPGETGEICVIGPAVFAGYYDNPDANAKAFRDGWFRTGDLGHMDAQGFVYITGRASDMYISGGSNIYPREVEEKILTHPDIGEVAVLGVPDPVWGEVGVAVCVAREGAAAPSESAIAGYLATKLPRYKMPKRFFFWDALPKSGYGKIPKRLVRDELEARGLLDLTRQG, from the coding sequence ATGACACCGGCACCCCTGCGCATGTCCCGCCGGGTGATGAACCTCGCGCATATCGTCACGCAAAATGGCCGCCGGCTCGGCGACCGCGTCGGCTTCGTCTGGGGCGAGAGGTCGTGGACCTGGCGCGAAATCGACGCGATGGTCTCGGCGCTCGCGGCGGCGCTGGCCGAGCAGGGGATCGCCAAGGGCGATCGCATTCTGGTGCACTCCAAGAACTGCGAGGAGATGTTCGTCTCGATGTTCGCCGCGTTCCGGCTCGGCGCGGTCTGGGTGCCCACCAATTTCCGACTGATGCCGGACGAGGTCGCCTATCTCGCGACCGCCTCGGGCGCGAAGGCGTTTCTCTGCCACGGCGACTTTCCGGATCATGCTGCCGCAGTGACGACTGCTGACTTTACCTGGCGCATCGGTGAAGGCGGCAGCTTCGGCACGGGGGCCGTGGCCGACGCAATGAAGGCGCATGTCGGCGCACACGTCGCGAACGCGGCCGTCGAGCATGACGATCCCTGCTGGTTCTTCTTCACCTCCGGCACGACCGGTCGCTCCAAGGCGGCGGTGCTGACGCATGGCCAGATGGCGTTCGTCATCACCAATCATCTCGCGGATCTGACGCCGGGCACGACCGAGTACGACGCGTCTCTCGTCGTGGCGCCGCTGTCGCACGGCGCCGGCGTGCACCAGCTGATGCAGAGCGCGCGCGGCGCCAAGACCGTGCTGCTGCCGAGCGAGAAGTTCGACATCACCGAAGCCTTCCGCCTGATCGAGATGCATCGCGTCAGCAACCTGTTCACGGTCCCGACCATCCTGAAGATGATGGTCGAGCATCCCGCGGTCGACCAGTTCGATCACTCCTCGCTGCGCCACGTGATCTATGCCGGCGCGCCGATGTATCGCGAGGACCAGAAGCGCGCGCTGGCGCGGCTCGGCAAGGTGATCGTGCAGTATTTCGGCCTCGGCGAGGTCACCGGCAACATCACTGTGTTCCCGGCCGCGGCGCACGAGGAAGAGGATGGACCGGAGGCGCGGATCGGCACCTGCGGCTATGAGCGCACGGGCATGCAGGTCTCGATCCAGGACGATCAGGGACGCGAGCTGAAGCCGGGCGAGACCGGCGAGATCTGCGTCATCGGTCCGGCCGTGTTCGCGGGCTACTACGACAATCCCGACGCCAATGCGAAGGCGTTTCGCGACGGCTGGTTTCGCACCGGCGATCTCGGCCACATGGATGCGCAGGGCTTCGTCTACATCACCGGCCGCGCCTCGGACATGTACATCTCCGGTGGCTCCAACATCTATCCGCGCGAAGTCGAGGAAAAGATCCTGACGCATCCCGACATCGGCGAGGTCGCGGTGCTCGGCGTGCCCGATCCGGTGTGGGGCGAGGTCGGTGTTGCCGTCTGCGTGGCGCGCGAAGGTGCGGCCGCGCCGAGCGAGAGCGCGATCGCCGGCTATCTCGCCACCAAGCTGCCGCGCTACAAGATGCCGAAGCGCTTTTTCTTCTGGGACGCGTTGCCCAAATCGGGCTATGGCAAGATTCCGAAGCGTCTGGTGCGCGACGAGCTCGAGGCGCGCGGCCTGCTCGATCTCACCAGGCAGGGCTGA
- a CDS encoding PCC domain-containing protein, which yields MRSITQPGAPVADRIQWVEARGRVFTFTMEQGLPLLDAARRGFAANGFAGGVLDIKGGALGPFAYVMPALSKTADHAAFYSDTYRPAGVTRLSTGTMTLGVRDGAPFFHCHALWMEEGSRNGGGHILPEETIVAEPFEVDAFGLDGAIFTAEPDVETGFKLFGPVAAARSGAMTDRRAFALRLRPNQDFAGCLEAFCRAQGISKARIRGGVGSTIGARFEDGVVVEPFATELTITAGAIAPGDDGLEATVDAALVDYTGALARGRLVRGDNPVLMTMELVLEVVA from the coding sequence ATGCGATCCATCACCCAGCCCGGTGCGCCCGTCGCGGATCGCATCCAGTGGGTCGAGGCCCGCGGCCGTGTGTTCACCTTCACCATGGAGCAGGGGTTGCCGCTCTTGGACGCCGCGCGCCGCGGCTTTGCGGCCAATGGCTTTGCCGGCGGTGTGCTCGATATCAAAGGCGGTGCGCTCGGACCGTTCGCCTATGTGATGCCGGCGCTGTCGAAGACGGCGGATCATGCCGCGTTCTACAGCGACACCTATCGTCCCGCCGGTGTGACGCGCCTGTCGACGGGGACGATGACGCTCGGCGTGCGCGACGGCGCGCCATTCTTCCATTGCCACGCGCTGTGGATGGAGGAGGGGAGCCGCAACGGCGGCGGGCACATCCTGCCGGAGGAGACCATCGTTGCCGAGCCGTTCGAGGTCGACGCCTTCGGGCTCGACGGCGCGATCTTCACGGCAGAGCCGGACGTCGAGACCGGCTTCAAGCTGTTCGGGCCGGTAGCGGCCGCGCGAAGCGGCGCCATGACGGATCGCCGCGCCTTCGCGCTCCGGCTGCGGCCGAACCAGGATTTCGCCGGCTGCCTTGAGGCATTCTGCCGGGCGCAGGGGATCAGCAAGGCCCGCATTCGCGGCGGCGTCGGCTCGACCATCGGGGCGCGCTTCGAGGACGGCGTCGTCGTCGAGCCGTTCGCGACGGAGCTGACCATCACCGCCGGCGCGATCGCGCCGGGCGACGACGGCCTTGAAGCCACTGTTGACGCCGCGCTGGTCGACTACACCGGCGCGCTCGCGCGGGGGCGCCTCGTCCGCGGCGACAATCCGGTGCTGATGACGATGGAGCTGGTGCTGGAGGTCGTGGCGTAG
- a CDS encoding AAA family ATPase has translation MARKQREIRLPAPYLKRLWLDPAKISDRAAYPFCLPFLQDAFELSFTNAITIIVGENGTGKSTLLEGIAALAGYDEAGGGKGYMPVDHGRAIERMGGALAAALRASWLPKITQGWFFRAESFFSVARYLDQAALDDPFGGPPPDFLSHSHGEGFLRFFEERCQRQGIYIFDEPESALSPARQIEFLKLMRRMDDSSHCQVLMATHSPVLMAYPGATLLRLTKYGLEKVAVQDTDHFKAMREFCADPDGFVQAVLAE, from the coding sequence ATGGCGAGGAAGCAACGCGAGATCCGGCTGCCGGCCCCTTATCTGAAGCGGCTGTGGCTCGATCCGGCGAAGATCTCCGATCGCGCGGCCTATCCGTTTTGCCTGCCGTTCCTGCAGGACGCGTTCGAGCTCAGCTTCACCAACGCCATCACCATCATTGTCGGCGAGAACGGCACCGGCAAATCGACCCTGCTCGAAGGCATTGCCGCGCTCGCGGGCTACGACGAAGCTGGCGGCGGCAAGGGTTACATGCCGGTCGACCATGGGCGTGCGATCGAGCGTATGGGCGGCGCACTCGCCGCCGCGCTGCGCGCGAGTTGGTTGCCGAAGATCACGCAAGGCTGGTTCTTCCGCGCCGAGAGCTTCTTTTCGGTGGCGCGCTATCTCGATCAGGCCGCACTGGACGATCCGTTCGGCGGGCCGCCGCCCGACTTCCTGTCCCATTCGCATGGCGAGGGGTTCCTGCGCTTCTTCGAGGAACGCTGCCAGCGCCAGGGCATCTACATTTTCGACGAGCCGGAATCGGCACTGTCGCCGGCGCGCCAGATCGAGTTCCTGAAGCTGATGCGGCGCATGGATGACTCCAGCCATTGCCAGGTGCTGATGGCGACGCATTCGCCGGTCCTGATGGCCTATCCCGGCGCGACCCTGTTGCGGCTGACCAAATACGGCCTGGAGAAGGTCGCGGTGCAGGATACGGATCATTTCAAGGCGATGCGTGAGTTCTGCGCCGACCCCGACGGCTTCGTGCAGGCGGTGCTGGCGGAGTGA
- a CDS encoding IS30 family transposase, with amino-acid sequence MGIRKKRSTRGKLGSLGRPPVAGRAEQQKFWRGIAAGLNSENAALAAGLSDAVGPRLFRKAGGVAPAMFRPSAKPLSGRHLSFSEREEIALLNAQRHSVREIARRLNRSPSTISRELDRNAATHGGKMAYRATAAQWHADRSARRPKPSKLASNAALRAYVEERLAGFVAPPGGVRRKAGRAGSSQDQGWTKAWSPEQIARRLPIDFPDDEAMRISHEAIYQALFVQGRGALKRELSSCLRTGRALRVPRARTRKRSKGFISPEIMISERPAEVADRAVPGHWEGDLIVGSASSAIGTLVERSTRFTMLLHLPRLPGFDDGPRTKDGPALSGHGAEAVRDAITRTIVTLPKELRRSLTWDQGTEMAQHSDLKIDTDLQIYFCDPRSPWQRGTNENTNGLLRQYFPKGTDLSVYDADEIAAVAAALNSRPRKTLGWKTPAEALDELLSRMKTLGVATTA; translated from the coding sequence ATGGGCATTCGAAAGAAACGGTCAACGCGGGGCAAGCTGGGATCATTGGGGCGCCCACCAGTTGCGGGGCGTGCGGAACAGCAGAAATTTTGGCGTGGGATTGCCGCTGGGTTGAACAGCGAGAATGCTGCGCTGGCTGCTGGATTATCGGATGCTGTCGGCCCCCGATTATTTCGAAAAGCGGGCGGCGTGGCACCGGCAATGTTCCGACCTTCAGCGAAGCCGCTCTCCGGACGGCACCTCTCTTTTTCTGAGCGCGAAGAGATTGCGCTGCTGAATGCGCAGCGCCATTCTGTACGAGAGATAGCGCGGCGTCTCAATCGATCTCCCTCGACCATCTCCCGTGAACTCGATCGCAATGCGGCCACGCACGGCGGCAAGATGGCCTATCGGGCGACGGCCGCCCAGTGGCATGCAGATCGATCGGCCCGGCGTCCTAAGCCGAGCAAGCTTGCAAGCAACGCCGCCTTGCGCGCTTATGTTGAAGAGCGGCTTGCAGGGTTTGTCGCACCTCCAGGCGGCGTTCGGCGGAAGGCCGGTCGTGCGGGCTCTAGCCAGGATCAGGGGTGGACGAAAGCGTGGAGTCCCGAGCAGATTGCCCGGCGCTTACCGATCGACTTCCCGGATGACGAGGCGATGCGCATCAGCCACGAAGCCATTTACCAGGCGCTTTTTGTTCAGGGCCGAGGAGCGCTGAAACGCGAGTTGTCGTCCTGTTTGCGAACGGGACGTGCGCTGCGCGTGCCCCGAGCGCGTACGCGGAAGCGCAGCAAAGGCTTCATATCGCCAGAGATCATGATCAGTGAGCGTCCGGCCGAAGTCGCGGATCGAGCTGTGCCGGGACATTGGGAAGGAGATCTGATCGTCGGCTCCGCCAGCTCGGCAATCGGCACGCTGGTCGAACGCAGCACGCGGTTTACAATGCTCCTGCACCTTCCACGGCTGCCGGGGTTTGACGATGGCCCACGTACGAAGGATGGGCCTGCGCTCTCCGGACACGGAGCTGAAGCGGTACGCGATGCGATCACGCGCACCATCGTCACCTTGCCCAAAGAACTCCGCCGCTCGCTAACCTGGGATCAGGGGACCGAAATGGCTCAACACAGTGACCTCAAGATCGATACAGACCTTCAGATCTACTTCTGCGATCCAAGAAGCCCCTGGCAACGTGGCACGAACGAGAACACGAATGGCCTGCTGCGGCAGTACTTCCCGAAAGGTACCGATCTGAGCGTCTACGATGCTGACGAGATCGCCGCCGTGGCCGCAGCGCTCAATTCCCGACCGAGAAAGACGCTAGGATGGAAAACTCCAGCAGAAGCGCTTGACGAGCTGCTGTCACGAATGAAAACACTTGGTGTTGCGACCACCGCTTGA
- a CDS encoding UPF0149 family protein produces the protein MPEQIGRHDKLEQALLALDDRAMVLEELDGFIAGLLVLPEPIPPGEWFAAAFGLGKGRRSVFTSIDHANEVLGLVMDYHREIALTLAHHPEQYQPRFPIDGFNGEVVWELWIDGFAAATNLRRDRFDAYERVGGEVAMAAVGLMMMIGATLDENPDPVEYRNLSRNAPQNIREAVLTLHQYRQSGAPLPASTSFARQPNPFASFGRVGRNDPCPCGSGQKYKRCCGAN, from the coding sequence ATGCCGGAGCAGATCGGTCGCCACGACAAGCTCGAACAGGCGCTCCTGGCCCTGGATGATCGCGCCATGGTGCTGGAGGAGCTCGACGGCTTCATCGCCGGCCTGCTCGTGCTCCCTGAGCCGATTCCGCCGGGCGAATGGTTCGCGGCGGCCTTCGGGCTCGGCAAGGGCCGTCGCTCCGTGTTCACCAGCATCGACCATGCCAACGAGGTGCTCGGGCTGGTCATGGACTATCACCGGGAGATCGCGCTGACGCTCGCGCATCATCCGGAGCAGTACCAGCCGCGCTTTCCCATCGACGGCTTCAACGGCGAGGTCGTCTGGGAGCTGTGGATCGACGGCTTCGCGGCGGCCACGAACCTGCGTCGTGACAGGTTCGATGCGTATGAGCGGGTGGGCGGCGAAGTCGCCATGGCTGCGGTCGGTCTGATGATGATGATCGGTGCAACTCTCGACGAGAACCCGGATCCCGTCGAATATCGAAATCTCAGTCGCAACGCGCCCCAGAATATCCGCGAGGCGGTGCTGACGCTGCATCAATACCGGCAGAGCGGGGCTCCGCTGCCCGCGTCCACCAGCTTCGCCCGGCAGCCCAATCCCTTCGCGTCGTTCGGCAGGGTCGGCCGCAACGACCCCTGTCCCTGCGGTTCCGGCCAGAAATACAAGCGCTGCTGCGGCGCGAATTGA